A genomic window from Sulfurospirillum multivorans DSM 12446 includes:
- a CDS encoding biotin/lipoyl-containing protein, translating into MAKKYIDVMDTTFRDGFQSVFGGRVLMDDFLPAVAAARDAGISHFEFGGGARFQSLYFYLNEDAFEMMDRFRAIAGPDANLQTLARGVNTVMLDTGNRDLIDLHAKMFKKHSTTTIRNFDALNDVENLKYSGERIVHHGLKHEIVVTMMDLPPKCVGAHDVAFYEKTLRDILDSGIPYHSVCFKDASGTSSPQKVYETIKMAKKLLPEEMHVRLHTHETAGVSVACYLAALEAGADGIDLAASPVSGGTSQPDILTMLHAVKGKNYDLGGLELEKILTYEDVLQDCLKDYFMPPEAVQVSPLIPFSPMPGGALTANTQMLRDNNILHKFPEVIKAMREVVEKGGYGTSVTPVSQFYFQQAFNNVMFGPWTKIAEGYGKMVLGYFGKTPVAPDENVVALASAQLKLEPTKKNALDLADADESKSLANVKQILEKEGLPTTEENLFIAASCKEKGIAFLKGEAKVNVRKIGKAEKEKIVCSASSDYTVMVNGQKYNVKSSDKQDAFVINGQEYFIEIEEGCSDEGSGSSVAASASSGGTEIKAGIPGSIFKVLVNVGDKVSKGQPVIVIEAMKMEIEVAAPSDGVVSSVRVKQGDTIVNNQLLVTL; encoded by the coding sequence ATGGCTAAAAAATACATCGACGTGATGGATACGACGTTTAGAGATGGTTTTCAATCGGTTTTTGGTGGACGTGTACTTATGGATGATTTTCTCCCTGCTGTTGCTGCAGCAAGAGATGCAGGTATTAGCCATTTTGAATTTGGTGGAGGAGCGCGCTTTCAAAGCCTTTACTTCTATTTGAATGAAGATGCCTTTGAAATGATGGATCGCTTTCGCGCCATTGCAGGTCCTGATGCCAACCTTCAAACCTTAGCGCGCGGTGTCAATACCGTTATGCTCGATACCGGCAATCGCGATTTGATTGACTTGCATGCCAAAATGTTTAAAAAGCACAGTACGACAACGATTCGTAACTTTGATGCACTGAACGATGTTGAAAACCTCAAATACAGCGGTGAACGCATTGTGCATCATGGACTTAAACACGAGATCGTGGTGACAATGATGGACCTTCCTCCTAAATGTGTGGGGGCTCATGATGTCGCTTTTTACGAGAAAACGCTTCGTGATATTTTGGATTCAGGTATCCCGTATCACAGTGTCTGTTTTAAGGATGCAAGCGGAACATCCAGCCCACAAAAAGTGTATGAGACCATTAAAATGGCTAAAAAACTCCTTCCTGAAGAGATGCATGTAAGACTTCATACGCATGAAACAGCAGGTGTCAGTGTGGCGTGTTATCTCGCCGCACTGGAAGCAGGTGCCGATGGAATCGATCTTGCCGCTTCTCCTGTAAGTGGTGGAACCTCTCAGCCAGACATTTTAACGATGCTTCATGCCGTCAAAGGTAAAAATTACGATCTTGGTGGACTAGAACTTGAAAAAATTCTAACCTACGAGGATGTGTTACAAGACTGCTTAAAAGACTACTTTATGCCACCCGAAGCAGTGCAAGTCTCTCCTTTAATTCCTTTTTCTCCAATGCCTGGTGGTGCACTCACTGCCAATACTCAAATGCTTCGCGATAACAACATTTTACATAAATTTCCAGAAGTCATCAAAGCGATGCGTGAAGTCGTTGAAAAAGGTGGCTACGGTACGAGTGTAACACCTGTATCGCAATTTTATTTCCAACAAGCGTTTAATAATGTGATGTTTGGACCGTGGACAAAAATCGCAGAGGGCTATGGCAAAATGGTTCTTGGTTATTTTGGCAAAACACCCGTTGCTCCTGATGAAAACGTCGTAGCATTGGCAAGTGCACAACTTAAATTAGAACCAACGAAGAAAAATGCGCTTGATTTGGCGGATGCGGATGAGAGCAAATCGCTTGCAAATGTAAAACAGATATTAGAAAAAGAGGGACTTCCTACAACGGAAGAGAATCTCTTTATTGCCGCTTCATGTAAAGAAAAAGGCATTGCATTCCTCAAAGGTGAGGCAAAAGTTAATGTTCGTAAAATTGGTAAAGCAGAAAAAGAGAAGATTGTTTGCAGTGCCTCTTCAGATTATACCGTGATGGTCAATGGTCAAAAATACAATGTTAAATCTTCCGATAAACAAGATGCTTTTGTCATTAACGGTCAAGAGTATTTTATCGAAATTGAAGAGGGTTGCAGTGATGAAGGAAGTGGCTCTAGTGTCGCAGCTTCTGCTTCCTCAGGCGGTACTGAAATCAAAGCGGGAATTCCTGGTTCTATCTTTAAAGTGCTTGTAAATGTCGGCGATAAAGTGAGTAAAGGTCAGCCCGTCATTGTGATTGAAGCTATGAAAATGGAAATTGAAGTGGCAGCACCATCTGATGGTGTTGTCAGTAGCGTTAGAGTTAAACAAGGTGATACCATCGTCAATAATCAACTGCTTGTCACATTATAA
- a CDS encoding FAD-binding and (Fe-S)-binding domain-containing protein → MLLSGKYLDFYNEIITFIPEKRIFTDPLHTIAYGTDASFYRLVPKVVVWANNADEVSQILKITSSLSLPVVFRAAGTSLSGQAITDSILLMTSRDWKGINVNKEVSTITMQPSVLGSDANAYLLPYGKKIGPDPASITSAMIAGIAANNASGMCCGTTDNSYKTLEAMKIIFHDGSELDTASPQSIKEFKQYHHALVERISALHAEIKANPALHDKIVRKFKIKNTCGYSLNALVDYEDPIDIIAHLMIGSEGTLGFIKEITFRTVPEYKDKASALMIFKNIKDACDAVIVLKTQCKDNVAAAELMDRAGLASVESKEGMPSFLKTLSPTATAVLVESRAENDAKLDENIAVILEKLSHIEPEMPLHFTKDVYEYTKYWKIRKGLFPAVGAVRESGTTVIIEDVAYPIESLADATLELQELFKKYGYNEAIIFGHALDGNLHFVFTQAFEDPKEIQRYEAFMQDVAEQVATKYHGSLKAEHGTGRNMAPFVELEWGNDAYMLMKEIKNIFDPRGLLNPGVIINDDPKAHLKNFKPMPVTDELIDKCIECGFCEPVCPSNFLTFTPRQRIVSNRYMSTLKNAGDEEALEAFIALYQYDGVETCATCSLCSLVCPVGIDTGALTKKIRAHQITPTQHKMAGMIANNYGTILGVGSFVLSAVKGVNAVIPDGVMKAMSAGVTALSGNKLPLWTTSLPGGHTFKDSRKLFGMAEKVVYFSSCLNRTMGNPKPKGEEKELDELIIGILEKAGYEVIFPEQLKPLCCGMPFSSKGYKAEGKQKSMELEAALNKASENGKYPILCDMSSCTKTMMEYFDSGLKVHDPIEFIHDYLLDKLTIKQISEPVVIHSICSTRKMGLTEKFEKIARLCSSKVTVPADVTCCGFAGDRGFNYPELNKSALRHLKASIPSDTKLAFSTGKPCEIGLTEQSGLEYRSLFYLLERAIS, encoded by the coding sequence ATGTTATTAAGCGGAAAGTATCTTGATTTCTATAATGAAATCATCACGTTTATTCCCGAGAAGAGAATTTTTACAGATCCCCTTCATACCATAGCATACGGTACGGATGCTTCGTTTTACAGGTTAGTTCCCAAAGTCGTCGTTTGGGCCAATAATGCTGATGAAGTGAGTCAAATTCTTAAAATCACCTCTTCACTCTCCTTGCCAGTTGTTTTTCGAGCGGCAGGGACAAGCCTCTCTGGGCAAGCGATTACCGATTCCATTTTACTCATGACCTCACGTGATTGGAAAGGGATTAATGTCAATAAAGAGGTGAGTACCATTACCATGCAACCCTCGGTGCTTGGTTCGGATGCGAATGCGTATTTGCTTCCGTATGGGAAAAAAATAGGTCCCGATCCTGCGAGTATTACCTCCGCGATGATTGCTGGAATTGCAGCCAATAATGCCAGTGGTATGTGCTGTGGTACAACCGACAACTCCTACAAAACGCTTGAAGCAATGAAGATTATCTTTCATGATGGCTCTGAACTCGATACGGCGTCACCCCAAAGTATCAAAGAGTTTAAACAATACCATCACGCTCTGGTAGAGCGCATTAGCGCACTCCACGCTGAGATTAAAGCCAATCCCGCACTTCACGATAAAATCGTCCGCAAATTTAAGATCAAAAACACCTGTGGGTATAGCCTCAATGCACTGGTAGATTATGAAGATCCTATCGATATTATCGCACACCTCATGATCGGTAGCGAAGGCACACTCGGATTTATCAAAGAGATTACCTTTAGAACCGTTCCTGAGTACAAAGATAAAGCCAGTGCGTTAATGATCTTTAAAAACATCAAAGATGCCTGTGACGCGGTTATCGTGCTTAAAACACAGTGTAAAGACAATGTGGCAGCCGCTGAGCTGATGGACAGGGCAGGGCTTGCGAGTGTTGAAAGTAAAGAGGGCATGCCAAGTTTCCTTAAAACGCTCAGTCCTACAGCGACCGCTGTTTTGGTCGAAAGTCGCGCCGAAAATGATGCAAAATTGGATGAAAACATTGCAGTGATCTTAGAAAAACTCTCCCACATTGAGCCTGAAATGCCACTGCATTTTACCAAAGATGTGTATGAGTATACGAAGTATTGGAAAATTCGTAAAGGACTTTTTCCCGCTGTTGGTGCTGTGCGTGAGAGTGGAACGACTGTTATCATCGAAGATGTGGCGTATCCTATCGAGTCTTTGGCGGATGCCACGTTGGAACTTCAAGAACTCTTCAAAAAATACGGCTACAACGAAGCGATTATTTTTGGACATGCCTTGGATGGTAACCTTCACTTTGTCTTCACCCAAGCCTTTGAAGATCCTAAAGAGATTCAACGCTACGAAGCGTTTATGCAAGATGTGGCTGAGCAAGTAGCCACAAAATACCATGGAAGTCTTAAAGCCGAACACGGAACAGGACGCAATATGGCACCGTTTGTCGAGCTGGAATGGGGAAATGATGCTTATATGCTCATGAAAGAGATTAAGAACATTTTTGACCCTCGTGGACTTCTTAATCCAGGCGTCATTATCAACGATGATCCTAAAGCGCATCTTAAAAATTTCAAACCAATGCCCGTAACGGATGAGCTTATCGATAAGTGCATCGAGTGCGGTTTTTGTGAGCCTGTCTGTCCATCGAACTTTTTAACATTCACCCCACGACAACGCATTGTCTCCAATCGTTATATGAGTACACTCAAAAATGCAGGAGATGAAGAGGCGCTTGAGGCGTTTATCGCCTTGTACCAGTACGATGGTGTTGAAACCTGCGCAACGTGTTCACTCTGTTCATTGGTCTGTCCGGTTGGAATTGATACCGGAGCGTTAACGAAGAAGATTCGTGCACACCAAATTACACCGACACAACACAAGATGGCTGGAATGATTGCCAATAACTATGGAACCATTTTAGGCGTAGGTAGTTTTGTACTGAGTGCTGTAAAAGGTGTTAACGCTGTTATTCCTGATGGTGTGATGAAAGCAATGAGCGCAGGTGTTACCGCGCTCAGTGGCAATAAATTGCCACTATGGACAACCAGTCTTCCAGGAGGTCATACGTTTAAAGACAGTCGAAAACTCTTTGGTATGGCTGAAAAAGTGGTCTATTTTTCATCCTGTTTGAATCGCACGATGGGCAATCCAAAGCCAAAAGGTGAAGAGAAAGAGTTAGATGAACTCATCATTGGTATTTTGGAAAAAGCGGGTTATGAAGTCATTTTTCCAGAACAGCTAAAACCGCTCTGCTGTGGTATGCCTTTCTCCAGTAAGGGTTATAAAGCAGAAGGCAAACAAAAATCAATGGAGTTAGAAGCTGCGCTTAATAAAGCAAGCGAAAATGGGAAATACCCTATCTTGTGTGATATGAGTTCGTGTACGAAAACGATGATGGAGTATTTTGATTCTGGTTTAAAAGTTCATGATCCTATTGAGTTTATTCACGATTATCTTTTAGATAAATTAACGATTAAACAGATTAGTGAGCCTGTTGTGATTCATTCCATCTGTAGCACAAGAAAGATGGGCTTAACAGAGAAATTTGAAAAAATTGCACGTTTATGCAGCTCTAAAGTCACTGTTCCTGCGGATGTAACGTGTTGTGGGTTTGCGGGAGATCGTGGCTTTAACTATCCAGAGCTCAATAAGTCGGCGTTACGTCATCTTAAAGCATCCATCCCCAGTGATACAAAACTCGCCTTTTCAACAGGAAAACCATGCGAAATTGGTCTGACTGAACAGAGTGGATTAGAGTATCGCTCACTCTTTTATCTCCTTGAGCGCGCTATTTCCTAA
- a CDS encoding response regulator transcription factor — translation MKILLLEDNARFNATIVKRLEAKGYHIDSFMDGQEAYDALDNGYACFILDINVPTLDGIEILKKIRDFYPETPVIIMSSSVELEVIKDAYNFGCNDFLKKPFFIDELEIKIEKLCNIRHDIVDLGHECCFDFKTSLLRIGQEQEEHLSRKEKLLLNVLISEKGKVVTFDKIQAMVWEGNFASLDSIRSLMRRLRKKIPFECIETVVDVGYILRY, via the coding sequence ATGAAAATTTTACTTTTAGAAGACAATGCACGCTTTAATGCCACCATTGTCAAGCGGTTGGAAGCGAAAGGGTATCATATTGATTCGTTTATGGATGGGCAAGAAGCATATGATGCTTTGGACAATGGCTATGCCTGTTTTATCTTAGACATCAATGTTCCCACGCTTGATGGCATTGAAATCTTGAAAAAAATACGCGATTTTTACCCAGAGACGCCGGTGATTATTATGAGCTCCAGCGTGGAACTTGAGGTAATTAAAGACGCTTATAATTTTGGATGCAATGACTTTTTAAAAAAGCCTTTTTTTATTGATGAGCTTGAAATTAAAATTGAAAAACTCTGCAATATCCGCCATGATATTGTTGATTTAGGGCATGAGTGTTGTTTTGATTTTAAAACAAGCTTACTTCGTATCGGGCAGGAGCAAGAAGAGCATCTTTCACGCAAAGAAAAACTTCTTTTAAATGTACTCATTAGCGAAAAAGGCAAAGTCGTTACGTTTGACAAAATTCAAGCGATGGTCTGGGAAGGCAACTTCGCAAGTTTGGATTCGATTCGCTCTTTAATGCGACGACTGCGTAAAAAAATTCCGTTTGAGTGCATCGAAACGGTCGTCGATGTGGGGTATATTCTGCGTTATTAA
- a CDS encoding TRAP transporter large permease codes for MIGIVMFVVGMLMLLLGFPVAFTFGAVSVFFGLASGIIASLGDGGTVMEGLDAGARMFAFMPHRIWSIMNNTILISVPMFILMGIILQKSRLAERLLEAMGFLFGEIRGGLAISTVLVGALLAASTGVVGASVVAMGVISLPVMLKYNYSKSLACGTICASGTLGQIIPPSVVLIILGDVFQLPVGDLFEGAFWPGLTLVAVYILYIAIVSFFNKEMAPSIPKSELTHSKSKQVVNAFKAILPPLILIILVLGSIFEGIATPTESSAVGCIGAMILAWIYKSFSFKMIHEASMETVRTTAMVFAILIGATAFSMVFSYTGGDEIIAEVMRSLPGDKWGFIVVSMAAIMALGFFIDFVEISYIIIPILAPIAEAIGISPVWYALLIALNLQTSFLTPPFGFSLFYLRGVAPSCVTTIDIYKGVVPFIILQFLVMAVFTLFPEVYGVSMMLK; via the coding sequence ATGATTGGTATTGTGATGTTTGTCGTAGGCATGCTGATGCTGCTTCTTGGCTTCCCTGTTGCGTTCACCTTTGGTGCTGTGTCGGTCTTTTTTGGTTTGGCTTCGGGAATAATTGCCTCTTTGGGTGATGGTGGTACGGTGATGGAAGGGCTTGATGCGGGGGCGCGGATGTTTGCTTTTATGCCCCATCGTATTTGGAGCATTATGAACAATACGATTCTTATCTCCGTTCCAATGTTTATTCTGATGGGCATTATTTTACAAAAATCACGTTTAGCGGAGCGTCTTTTAGAAGCGATGGGCTTTTTGTTTGGCGAAATTCGTGGAGGTCTTGCCATCAGCACGGTTTTAGTAGGCGCCCTTCTTGCCGCATCGACCGGTGTTGTTGGAGCAAGCGTTGTGGCAATGGGCGTTATCTCTTTGCCCGTTATGCTCAAATACAACTATTCTAAATCCCTCGCATGTGGAACCATCTGCGCTTCAGGAACACTGGGGCAGATTATCCCACCATCCGTTGTTTTGATTATTTTAGGCGATGTTTTTCAACTTCCCGTGGGTGATCTTTTTGAAGGCGCTTTTTGGCCAGGATTGACACTGGTGGCTGTTTATATTCTCTACATTGCTATCGTCTCTTTTTTCAACAAAGAGATGGCTCCTTCTATCCCTAAAAGTGAGTTGACGCACAGCAAATCCAAACAAGTGGTAAATGCGTTTAAAGCAATTTTGCCACCACTCATTTTAATTATTTTGGTTTTGGGTTCTATTTTTGAAGGCATCGCAACGCCTACGGAGTCTTCTGCTGTTGGGTGTATTGGTGCGATGATTTTGGCGTGGATCTACAAATCGTTTTCGTTTAAAATGATCCATGAAGCATCGATGGAGACCGTGCGTACAACGGCAATGGTTTTTGCCATTTTAATTGGCGCGACTGCTTTTTCTATGGTTTTTAGCTACACAGGTGGCGATGAAATTATCGCAGAGGTTATGCGTTCTTTACCCGGTGATAAATGGGGCTTTATTGTTGTCTCGATGGCGGCGATTATGGCACTGGGCTTTTTTATCGATTTTGTGGAGATATCTTATATTATCATTCCTATTTTAGCACCAATTGCAGAAGCGATTGGGATCAGTCCTGTTTGGTATGCGCTTCTAATCGCACTTAACTTGCAAACATCGTTTCTAACGCCACCGTTTGGTTTTAGCCTCTTTTATCTCAGAGGCGTTGCACCTTCCTGCGTTACAACGATAGACATCTACAAAGGTGTGGTGCCGTTTATTATATTGCAATTTTTAGTTATGGCAGTTTTTACACTTTTCCCAGAGGTCTACGGTGTCTCAATGATGCTCAAATAG
- a CDS encoding TRAP transporter small permease subunit encodes MLLMIEKWFDKISHVIGYLCSGLMLVMMLNIFYDVFMRYLFKSGSIALQEMEWHLFSVIILLGTSYALMEDSHVRVDVLYAKFSDKKKALVNIFGAIVFITPIALLVALSSVGFVMEAFTSNEISSDPGGLTHRWILKAFIPFSFWLLIVMTFGFIIKNINIYRGVTKAHFRKQEEL; translated from the coding sequence ATGCTCTTAATGATTGAAAAATGGTTTGATAAAATCAGCCACGTGATTGGGTATCTTTGCTCAGGGTTGATGCTTGTGATGATGTTAAATATCTTTTACGATGTGTTTATGCGGTATCTGTTTAAAAGTGGTTCCATCGCACTTCAAGAGATGGAGTGGCATCTTTTCTCCGTCATTATTCTCCTTGGGACTTCGTATGCCCTTATGGAAGATTCACATGTTCGCGTGGATGTTCTGTACGCAAAATTCAGCGACAAGAAAAAAGCGTTGGTCAATATCTTTGGCGCGATTGTTTTTATTACGCCTATTGCACTTTTAGTTGCGCTAAGCTCTGTGGGGTTTGTGATGGAAGCGTTTACGTCTAACGAAATTAGCAGCGATCCAGGAGGGTTGACACACCGTTGGATTTTAAAAGCGTTTATCCCGTTTTCCTTTTGGTTATTGATTGTTATGACGTTTGGATTTATTATTAAAAATATCAACATCTACCGAGGTGTCACAAAAGCACATTTTAGAAAGCAGGAAGAGTTATGA
- a CDS encoding OadG family transporter subunit has translation MEVNLIGESLKFLVLGMSTVFMFLVLMVVVLELQAKIILKYFPPKEGTVHNSTQELSQKDNFTVVAAIAASIQAYKKKSNQ, from the coding sequence ATGGAAGTTAATCTGATTGGGGAAAGCCTTAAATTCTTGGTATTAGGGATGTCCACGGTATTTATGTTTTTGGTCTTAATGGTTGTTGTTTTGGAGCTTCAGGCTAAAATTATTCTCAAATATTTTCCTCCTAAAGAGGGAACTGTTCATAATTCTACACAAGAATTATCACAAAAAGATAACTTCACAGTAGTGGCAGCCATTGCTGCTTCTATTCAGGCATACAAAAAAAAATCAAACCAGTAA
- a CDS encoding sodium ion-translocating decarboxylase subunit beta, whose product MKKKIIGVMLLLGLMVIPSFLNASDVAKENLNQDYKSKSVSELFVSLYESTGINAMINPVEGLLSHGIPVSTFNQGAGRVVMMGICFLLIYLAIAKGFEPLLLIPIAFGGFLANIPVADIAGPEGFLGILFNMGISSGLFPLMIFMGVGAMTDFGPLLANPKTALLGGAAQFGIFGTIVGAAVLTEYTGFINFSLKDACAIGIIGGADGPTSIFVASRLAPDLLGAIAVAAYSYMALVPIIQPPIMRALTTKEERKIKMAQLREVSKLEKIIFPITVMILCVLILPDATPLIGALAFGNLARESGVVKRLSDTMENALINIVTIFLGLSVGSKLAAEKFLVPETLGIIVLGLIAFSMGTASGIMMAKVMNKFSKHKVNPLIGSAGVSAVPMAARVSNKEGMKEDSTNMLLMHAMGPNVAGVIGSAVAAGVLLSIFK is encoded by the coding sequence ATGAAAAAAAAGATCATTGGGGTAATGTTGCTATTAGGATTGATGGTGATCCCATCCTTTCTAAATGCTAGCGATGTGGCCAAAGAGAATTTAAACCAAGATTATAAATCCAAAAGTGTTTCTGAGCTTTTTGTCTCATTGTACGAATCAACCGGTATTAATGCTATGATTAATCCTGTTGAAGGATTACTTTCGCATGGCATTCCTGTTTCGACCTTTAACCAAGGTGCAGGTCGAGTCGTCATGATGGGAATCTGCTTTTTATTGATCTATCTAGCCATTGCGAAAGGATTTGAGCCGTTGCTGCTCATACCCATTGCTTTTGGTGGGTTTTTAGCCAATATTCCTGTGGCGGATATTGCTGGACCTGAGGGATTTTTAGGAATTTTATTTAATATGGGTATTAGCTCAGGGCTTTTTCCCTTGATGATTTTTATGGGTGTGGGTGCCATGACGGACTTTGGTCCCCTTTTGGCAAACCCAAAGACGGCTCTTTTGGGAGGTGCCGCGCAATTTGGTATCTTTGGTACGATTGTAGGTGCGGCTGTTTTAACCGAATACACAGGTTTTATCAACTTCTCTTTAAAAGATGCGTGCGCCATTGGTATTATCGGTGGAGCAGATGGTCCGACGTCTATTTTTGTTGCGAGCCGTTTGGCACCGGATCTTTTAGGTGCGATTGCCGTAGCTGCGTATTCGTATATGGCATTGGTTCCTATTATTCAACCTCCTATCATGCGGGCTCTCACGACAAAAGAGGAACGCAAAATCAAGATGGCTCAATTGCGCGAAGTTTCTAAACTTGAAAAAATTATTTTCCCTATTACGGTGATGATTTTATGTGTTTTGATCTTGCCTGATGCGACCCCTTTGATTGGAGCCCTCGCTTTTGGAAATTTAGCCCGTGAGTCGGGTGTGGTCAAACGATTGTCTGACACAATGGAAAATGCCTTAATTAACATTGTCACCATTTTCCTAGGACTCTCTGTTGGTTCAAAATTAGCCGCAGAAAAGTTTTTGGTTCCAGAGACTTTAGGTATTATTGTGTTAGGTCTTATCGCCTTTTCTATGGGAACGGCAAGTGGTATTATGATGGCAAAAGTGATGAATAAGTTTAGCAAGCACAAAGTAAACCCACTCATTGGCTCAGCCGGTGTCAGTGCTGTACCTATGGCGGCAAGGGTTTCTAATAAAGAAGGTATGAAGGAAGATTCAACCAATATGCTTTTAATGCATGCGATGGGTCCAAATGTGGCAGGTGTCATTGGCTCTGCGGTTGCAGCAGGTGTGCTGCTGTCCATTTTTAAATAA
- the pckA gene encoding phosphoenolpyruvate carboxykinase (ATP): MSKINEIEKLGLTSIGKIHYNLTYEELRNHEIANNEGRVTSNGTFSVDTGIFTGRSPKDKYFVDQDPSNKYISWGKMNHKVSKEIFEELFNKVKKQLSGKDIYVQDAYSGGSLASRKSIRVVTEIAWQAHFVKNMFIRPSEEELAQFKPDFVLYNACKMVNDEYKKHNLHSDVFVVFNVEENIAIIGGTWYGGEIKKGIFSMMNYWLPLEGKLSMHCSANVGEKGDTALFFGLSGTGKTTLSTDPKRKLIGDDEHGWDDEGVFNFEGGCYAKCINLDPSSEPEIYGAIRQDALLENVVMNEKGVVDYADDSKTENTRVSYPIYHIDNHEASLQAGHPKKIIFLSADAFGVLPPVAKLTKEQAMYYFLSGYTAKVAGTERGVTEPVATFSACFGEAFLPLHPTVYAKLLGEKIAKHNVDVYLVNTGWSGGSYGIGKRMSIKATRACINAILDGSINECEFETIPVFNIQAPKALAGVPTEVLNPKSTWENKSLYDATRDELAEMFIENFKKYITADSDFSNAGPKL, encoded by the coding sequence ATGTCGAAGATTAATGAAATTGAAAAGTTAGGCTTAACTTCTATAGGAAAGATTCATTACAATCTAACGTATGAAGAGTTAAGGAATCACGAAATTGCCAATAACGAAGGGCGTGTAACCAGCAATGGTACGTTTAGTGTCGATACAGGAATTTTTACAGGTCGAAGCCCAAAAGATAAATATTTTGTAGATCAAGATCCTTCCAACAAATATATCTCATGGGGCAAAATGAACCATAAGGTCAGTAAAGAGATTTTTGAGGAACTTTTTAACAAAGTCAAAAAACAGCTCTCTGGTAAAGATATTTACGTTCAAGATGCTTACAGTGGTGGAAGTCTTGCCAGTCGTAAAAGTATTCGTGTGGTTACAGAGATTGCATGGCAAGCCCATTTTGTTAAAAACATGTTTATTCGTCCAAGCGAAGAAGAACTAGCCCAGTTTAAACCAGACTTTGTGCTCTACAATGCATGTAAAATGGTCAACGATGAGTATAAAAAACACAACCTGCATTCTGATGTGTTTGTGGTGTTCAATGTGGAAGAGAATATCGCGATTATCGGTGGAACGTGGTACGGTGGAGAGATCAAAAAAGGTATCTTCTCGATGATGAACTACTGGTTACCATTAGAAGGCAAACTCTCGATGCACTGTTCTGCCAATGTGGGTGAAAAAGGCGATACCGCCCTTTTCTTTGGACTTTCTGGAACGGGTAAAACAACACTTTCAACCGATCCTAAACGTAAGTTAATTGGCGATGATGAACACGGTTGGGATGATGAGGGTGTCTTTAACTTTGAAGGCGGCTGTTATGCAAAATGTATCAATCTTGATCCAAGCAGTGAGCCTGAAATTTACGGCGCGATTCGTCAAGATGCACTTTTAGAAAATGTTGTGATGAACGAAAAAGGGGTCGTAGATTATGCCGATGACTCTAAAACAGAAAATACTCGCGTCTCTTACCCTATTTATCATATTGACAATCACGAAGCAAGCCTCCAAGCAGGTCACCCTAAAAAAATTATCTTTCTTAGTGCGGATGCTTTTGGTGTTTTGCCTCCTGTGGCAAAATTGACCAAAGAGCAAGCGATGTACTACTTCCTCAGTGGTTATACGGCTAAAGTTGCAGGAACAGAGCGTGGCGTTACCGAGCCTGTTGCAACCTTTAGCGCATGTTTTGGCGAGGCGTTTTTACCCCTGCATCCAACCGTGTATGCGAAGCTTTTAGGCGAAAAGATTGCCAAGCACAATGTGGACGTCTACTTGGTCAATACAGGCTGGAGTGGCGGAAGCTATGGTATCGGTAAACGCATGAGCATTAAAGCAACCCGTGCGTGTATTAACGCCATTCTTGATGGCAGTATCAACGAATGTGAGTTTGAAACCATTCCGGTCTTTAATATTCAAGCCCCTAAAGCGCTTGCAGGCGTTCCAACCGAAGTACTCAACCCTAAAAGTACATGGGAGAACAAGAGCCTTTACGATGCAACCAGAGATGAGCTTGCAGAGATGTTTATTGAGAATTTCAAAAAATACATTACAGCCGATTCTGATTTTTCTAACGCGGGTCCAAAACTCTAA